The Phycodurus eques isolate BA_2022a chromosome 17, UOR_Pequ_1.1, whole genome shotgun sequence nucleotide sequence catgccagagtagcatctgctccatttgcacactgactgaggagtatctgcaacatttgcacaatcgacattgtcccagatgatcgcactactcgcttgaagtctcggcgccctttgcacaaagCTCGTTTTGCGCCGGACTATGGCAATATTattcattcgaactgctctaagtgctagaggactctttttgcacaattgtcccaacaaataaaaaataaaaaataaatgtaccggcattagcagataactagcaaccctttattgctcagtgactgttttttgttgttgtcaatgtctttatgtctccaaagtgttctctgtcaattgaatgtcttgtcgtactcgagcggctccaactaccggagacaaattcctcgtgtgtttttgggacatacttggcaaatgaagatgattctgattctgatgacggGCAAGACGTCTTTTGGGATGAAGTCCGACAACGGTCGCACTGCGATGAATCTCTGTCCGTTTGAATCCGCAGGGCGTGTTTCGATCGATTGCAGGTGGCCAACTACATCGTCTGGCTGGTGCTGGACTACCTCGCTGACCTCGTCTACATCGCGGACACTTGCGTGCGACTCCGCACAGGTGACACCTTTTGAAATCTCATAGCAATCCTTAAGATGAACTGCAGCCCGACAACAACATCAGGGTGATAATCTGTCAGGCAGGTTACATTTGACGATTCACATatcactttattattattgttgtgatTGTAAAACCAGCCTCTCACTCAGTCGGCTGCGCTAGGCTTCAAGTCACTCGTGAGCCCGATGTGGACAATCGGTATAGAAATGCAATGATGGTTTGAAGCCCAACTtgctaaaattgtgttttctttacGGCTGGTATGgtcggacaaaagttaaaatacagtacGCGTACCGTTTATTGATGCAAATGTGATATGATGTATACGTAAACATCACATATGATCATCTTTGTTAGCTCTTGTAGACATCCTGTGCGAAACAAAAGACAAACGTAAACGTATGAGCCAGGTTGTAGGCCTCCGGCGTTTGCCCGAGCCGGAAGGAGGCGCTCTCAGCAGTTTTGCCGAATGCCGAAGTTCGCCGCGGTGGCCGGGATACGCGATCGGGAGAAGGGTGGAGCCGAACACCGCTGACCAGACGCGTGACCGCAACGTGAAGTTTGGATTTGCTTTGCTTCCAGGCTTCCTGGAGCAAGGCCTCCTGGTGAAGGACCACAGCAAGCTCAGGGACAACTACGTGCGTACGTTGCAGTTCAAGCTGGACGTGGTGTCCATCCTGCCCACCGACCTGGCCTACTTCTCCACCGGCATCCACACGCCTCAACTCAGGTTCAACCGCCTGCTGCGCTTCCCGCGGATGTTCGAGTTCTTTGACCGCACCGAGACGCGCACCGACTACCCCAACATCTTCCGCATCTGCAACTTGGTGCTCTACATCCTGGTCATCATTCACTGGAACGCCTGCATCTACTACGCCATCTCCAAGTCTTTAGGGTTGGGCTCAGACACTTGGGTGTTTCCGAACATCTCCAAACCGGAGTATTCCTCTCTAACTCGGAGTTACGTCTACTGTCTGTACTGGTCCACTCTCACTCTTACCACTATCGGAGAGATGCCTGCGCCGGTGCGAGACGAAGAGTAcctttttgtggtttttgatTTTCTGGTCGGCGTTCTGATCTTTGCCACAATTGTGGGAAACGTCGGTTCCATGATCTCCAACATGAACGCCACCCGTGCCGAGTTCCAGGCTCGGATCGACGCCGTCAAACATTACATGCACTTCCGCAAAGTCAGCAAAGAACTGGAGACGCGCATCATCAAGTGGTTCGACTACCTCTGGCTCAACAAGAAAGCCGTGGACGAGCGGGAGGTGCTCAAGAACCTGCCCGACAAACTGCGAGCCGAGATCGCCATCAACGTCCACCTGGAGACCTTGAAGAAAGTGCGCATCTTTCAAGACTGTGAGGCGGGACTGCTGGTGGAGCTCGTGCTCAAACTGCGGCCGCAGGTCTTCAGTCCCGGAGACTACATCTGCAGGAAAGGCGACATCGGGAAGGAGATGTATATCATCAAAGAGGGCAAGCTGGCCGTGGTGGGAGACGACGGGGCGACGCAGTACGCCCTCCTCGTCGCCGGCAGTTGCTTTGGAGAAATCAGCATTTTGAATATTAAAGGAAGCAAAACGGGCAACCGGCGGACCGCCAACATTCGCAGTCTGGGCTACTCGGATCTGTTCTGCCTCTCCAAGGACGACTTGATGGAGGCCGTGACGGAGTATCCGGACGCTCGGACGGTCCTGGAGGAGAGGGGCCGTGAGATCCTGATCAAGGAGGGGATGCTGGAGGACAACGCCGAGAGCGCCGGCCTGCGGCGGGAAGACACGGAAGAGAAGGTGGAGAGGCTGGAATCCTCCCTGGACAGCCTCCACACTCGCGTTTCGCGGCTTCTCTGCGACTACGCGCACACGCAGCAGAGGCTGAAGCGGCGCATCACGCTGCTGGAGCGGCGGGTGAATCAAACGGACCGCGGCGCCGACGCCGATCTGGAGGGGACGGTCGGTGACGCTCGCGCTCGGCCTCCCGTCCACGCAGGTGACTCTACTCTTCGGAGTGCACTCGTACCTTGAATTACAAGTGCCCTAACGTGTGAGCTTGTCGAGTTTGGGCCGCCGCTCGAGTCAAGTGGGGCAAAACAGCAATTCAGACACTGGCATGCCCTCGCCCTCCAACGGGGCAAACAGTCAAACGCACAAATGCAAAacgagaacactcgcaaggagctgccgGAGCCGCAACTTATGGCTCCAGCTCGGCGTGTTGCTCACTGGGCCACGCCCCCAGCATATAAATACAGTTCGTACAGCAACTGAACTTTAGACaagtagtttatttatttattttttttacagtttcttTTATTCTTTGATATTTCGCTTTCATTACCGACAGCGGCCTTATTTGAATAGCCTTTAAGTATACAGCGGACCCCTGCATGCTCACGGTTTTTGCACCCGCAGATTCACCTCTCTGCATTTTTGtcaccccaaaaaagaaaaaatgggcATCAGTTCTCCGCGGATGATGCCTATTTTGGGTCTGGCTCCGTCCCTACCCTACCCTGCCAATTGCGGGAGTCCACTGCGAGGTTGACCCCGTGCGCTAAACTTGTGGTAAACCCCTAGAAAAAGAAGGCTTCAAATCCATCACATTCTGGCCCTGAACGCCTCATCGTTGAATTAAGAGGAAGCCGACGAGCTGGTTTGGGAATCTCCCACATTGCGTAATAATCACTCATCAGTGCACTTACTTCATTTATCTAATGAGGTCGCTTCTGTTGCCAAACTGGGAGATTACAATTTGTCAGCCATCAGATTGAACCCTTTTGAATCTGTACAAATCTACTGCCGCCTTCGGTTTATGTCTCTTTTTAAACTCGGCCCAAAACTAAATCGGGGGAAAGGACACGCAGCTGTTTTTGTGTTCCATTCGCTGAAAAGGTGCTTGTTAGTTGTTCCGTGCTGCCGGGGGCAACTGGGAACACTTTTGAACAGGTGCAGCCCCTCCTCCCCGACACACTTTCAACAGTTAGTCGCCATATGGCACATGCAGGACAACTGCTGCAGGCCTTCTGTGCAGCGTCATTTGCTTTTCATAACTTGAATATATCCAGGATGCGAAATAGCACGTTAATAAACGCTCATGTAATTTGTGAATTTAGTCGCATTGGCAGGAAAAACAAGTGAGGTAACTTGCGACGCTTCCATCCAACCACATTCCAAtgagtctttttgtgtgtgtggcaatCTAAACGGGCGTGCGTGCAACTCGTCTGTCCTGCTCgcggagtgtgtgtgtgttgcggcTCGGCTGACGATTTCTTTGGAGCGCGTCACGACGAGTCAGGTTCCCGTTTTAAAAGTGCTGCTTTTTATTTCGATTGAATTCAACGAGATATGTGAGCTCGCCGACGACCACAGTGTGCACTGTACAGttgctttttttatgttgaagATCAGCAAACAAAGGTAAATATAAGACAAAGATAAGCCAAGTATACACGCAATGCAGTTTTTCAAGGGTGATTTGacttattaagggaaaaaactattcactGGCCCCCCTAAATCGTTCATtcattaactgtggctaatcacatttttgggttCATTTGCACGAACCCACTCGACCCCGAGTCGCTCGATAGAGAAAACATTGAAatagaacctgtttgacaaaatgaagttggccaAAAGATCCGAAACAGCTGTGACAAAATGCCAGAATCCAAAGAAATTCGAGAGCAGGTGAGAAGCAAAGAAATTGACATCGATCGGTCGGGGAAGGTGACAAAGACATTTcgaaagctttaggactccagcaaaccaccatgagagccattatcctcaaaaGGAGAAACAATGGAAGCGTGGTGAATGTTACTAAGAGTGGTCGCCCAACAAAACTGACCCCAAGAGCACGGCGACGGCTCATCcgggaggtcacaaaggaagcCAGGACAGCCGGGTTGCCAACGcatttgagatttcaaaattccGCACTTTTGCCAAACTCTCATTTCCGGACTTCTCAGtcaaaaattcaaataatttgtgacatttgagtAACATTTGACATTTCAGGCTGTTTTGAAtccctaaccttgttttgaaaccctactttaaaaccataacactgttttgaaaccttGCTTTTAATCCGTCACCCCGTTTTGAAACActgctttgaaaccccaacccgaCATGAGACCCTAACCCAGTTTTAAAATCATAGTGAGAAAACCTAACCCCTTTTTgaaaaacctactttgaaaccctaatttaaaaccctaacttcGTTTTGTAACCCTACTTGGAAACCCCAAACCTGTTTagaaacccgactttgaaaccttaaccgcattttgaaaccctaaccccgttttgaaaccccaactccatttagaaacccgactttgaaaccttaaccgcattttgaaaccctaaccctgtttggaaaccctactttgaaacctaacCCCTTTTTGAAAAAcctacattgaaaccctaagccggttttgaaaccctaattttaaaccctaacactgttctttatgatatttacatttgtttgatgatcttaaacagtaaagtggggaaactgaaGAAGTGGGCAAATAGTTTTTCATGGGAGTGGACCTCCTTCCTGGCTtttcaggggtgggcaaagttttGTCGTCAAATATCCTGAAGACACAAAGACACAGGGTATTTCTGAAGAAAACTATATTGCTTGTATTTTCAAAGAACAGCACACATACATTGGCGGAGTAGCTGTTTCATTTCATactgacgacaaaaaaaaaagaggagagacccccccccccggaacACTGGGGTCTTCGGTACACAACAGTGAGGTACATCACATCCCCCTTCAGAGTAAACACATggtttcatttcattgtttaaTAGGCCACAGGAGGACAAATAGTTGacgagaaaacaaaaaaaaaaaacggcaccGCTCGAGATTCTTAAAGTGAccgggaagaagaaaaaaaaaaaaaaaaaaaaagtaaagtccTCATGTTAAGCGTGATTGAACGCGAGGATGCGGCCTCCTCGCGTTTAGAAAAGGAGCTGCGATCCGAGATCCgggagctgattggctgagacGGTCCGACGAGGATGCTCGGCGCCTAGCGCATTCGCATGTGAAGGCTGTGCTTGGGTCCGTCCACGCGCTCCAACTTCTCAAAGTGTTTCCTAGCATTGCGGATATTGATGAGGGTGGCTGCGGAGGCTGCGGAAAAACACGGCAATTTATTCGCGGGGTTATTCGACTAAACACAACTGAGGGGCTTAcagcggaacctccaaagtcgaacaCGATACGTTCTGTGATTGCtagttgacttccaagttgcaAATAACGttcccattgaaaataagttcattcatttgtttcagGCTCAAACTCTCACACTTCTTAAAGCTGCGTGAACTCAACATGCAATCTTTTTCACTAATATTTTACCACTGCACTCATACTAGTGTCATCTAGTAGCATCTTAGAAGTACTGCAGCAATTAGGTAGGTAGTGTTGACATTAGCATGTGCTTGATCAAATTCACTTCTACGTGCAATTGATATTTTGTTAATTGTACATGAAGTAGGGTCCATTGATGGTTCTGCGGTTATCATTACAAGCTTCGGGAGTagcatcacacaaaaaaatgaaacaaaatgtaatttacacCACGACTCAtgactataataataataatacttcaaAAATGCTAAAAGCACGAAAAATATATGCATGAGACTTGAAAATACCTTAAAACTGATGTTCTTTCTCTAAATATACCACTTATTGTAAAATTTATAACAATataaatgacttaaaaaaaacatttgaattattattaaatcaTCCTATTTCCACTAGTATTCATAAAACATATTTACCCAAGCACTATCAAACTTTAAAATACCTTAAAAGCTGAGATAATTGAATGTGCACTGAAAAAGCACAAGACTTGTGAGTTACTCCTTTAGATGCTGAACGAGCTGACGTGAAATGAGTTTGAAGatttgttggggttttttttttttttgcgtgactGCGGAGGCTCCAGCGCACGATTGGCTGACGACTTACGAATAGACGGGTCTGACATGATGACCATGACGTATGTGTTGGAGGTGAAGACGTCAATGAAGGCCGCAAAGTTGGAGTTCCTCACTTCCATGCTCTGGAAAGAGGCTGCCAGTTTACTGAAACGGAGGGGaagaaaacagaacaaaaacaattcgCTACGAGAATGGCAGTCATTTTCTGACtcttctgatcggggggggagAATCATTCTCAAATGCCAGGACATCTCCAGTCCTGTGAGTGGCAGTAACACACTTTACACATCAACTATTGAGAAAGGAAGTGACAAGTGCAAGACACGGcaagctttttatttgtttttatgttttcatggcAGCTCCTGGCTTGCGTGCAGTCGTGTGTCCACAGCAATTCTACCCCCCATTTTAACAACATTATAAAGAATCCtgtaatatttattgcattacttagttttttcccccctcaaatcagttaattaaaatgtattggttCCTTTGTATTTCTGAAGTTTTTTTCCTTCACCTATTTGATTAaattgattaatgacattttcattaaTACAGtaaagaataagaaaaaaaagattttgcaacTTTATCTAGCTCTATAACTACTCTGGTACCAACTAACTACTGATGATGACAAGCTAACGTCTGGTAGCGCGCAGCGCCGCCGTTTTGTACCCGAATGTGTTCAACGAACCAAAGTTCGTATTTTGTGCAAACGTGAACTCAACTGAAGTTGATTTCTGCCCGACGAACCTAACGGAGACGGCGCTCGTTCTGGCGTGTGCGAACGGTGTTCCAACGTTTTCATTCAAGAGCGGCGGGTTTTGTTCGGGACTTGCGGGACGCCATTCGTGGGACGCACGTCGCAGCTGCGTGAGAATGCGtaaataaatgggagtgaatgtgttctttggtggTTCTTTTGTCATAGAGTGCATATTTGTAAAATAGGATTCTTTGGAAAATTATTGTGTGTATCAGAATGCCTCAGTTAAAACCGTACAATCACATTGtcattatgtattttgttttgtaatatgagACGAGAAcaagtgaaatattttgtttatatagTCAGCCGGCGCTGCACGGAATGCAAAGTCATCACTGTCCTTTCACCGTCGTTCCTGTCATACCGTGTTGTTGTTTGCACATTAcgaataaaagtacaaaaaataaaataaaaaagactccaattcaagcaacacgtttttcctcctGTTTTTGAGAATGTCGGGTGAAAGCTGCAAGCCGGCTACGAGCGAGGACCCGAAAACGCGGCAACAATGGGGAACTGAAATGCCGGTATTTTGAGGGGGGAAAGGCCGTCAGCAATATATGGAGAAAAAACTAAACCGCTATGGACGAGTTGATTTTTGGAATGGTTAACGGAGTtccaaattttgaattatgaactgaacgaGCTGATTTTTGGAACAGCGAACTGatctttgaactagtttgcgtagcGACTGAACTTCGGCCACACTTACCTACAGCTGAGTTTGAACTGTTTGATGATGTTGCTG carries:
- the cnga2b gene encoding cyclic nucleotide gated channel subunit alpha 2b — translated: MTGHTPERDRSPHSLSVKTSLEEEIERAESILSRVPSVCDETSSELRRVAALDPRGGNSRNSLQRNAAVSRLASLVLRLREWARRSLAAQEQERPDSFLERFRGPELTKAPSRTGDTQTDAGGILRGKWAVFVVSPSADAYYRWLFVIAAAVLYNWFLVVARACFDRLQVANYIVWLVLDYLADLVYIADTCVRLRTGFLEQGLLVKDHSKLRDNYVRTLQFKLDVVSILPTDLAYFSTGIHTPQLRFNRLLRFPRMFEFFDRTETRTDYPNIFRICNLVLYILVIIHWNACIYYAISKSLGLGSDTWVFPNISKPEYSSLTRSYVYCLYWSTLTLTTIGEMPAPVRDEEYLFVVFDFLVGVLIFATIVGNVGSMISNMNATRAEFQARIDAVKHYMHFRKVSKELETRIIKWFDYLWLNKKAVDEREVLKNLPDKLRAEIAINVHLETLKKVRIFQDCEAGLLVELVLKLRPQVFSPGDYICRKGDIGKEMYIIKEGKLAVVGDDGATQYALLVAGSCFGEISILNIKGSKTGNRRTANIRSLGYSDLFCLSKDDLMEAVTEYPDARTVLEERGREILIKEGMLEDNAESAGLRREDTEEKVERLESSLDSLHTRVSRLLCDYAHTQQRLKRRITLLERRVNQTDRGADADLEGTVGDARARPPVHAGDSTLRSALVP